A single genomic interval of Syngnathoides biaculeatus isolate LvHL_M chromosome 1, ASM1980259v1, whole genome shotgun sequence harbors:
- the susd5 gene encoding sushi domain-containing protein 5 yields the protein MLGFLGCLACLLAASVVNADGRVFVAEFGNSSSGSGSGDAERACASRRARLASASELRHAVVECFFSACTRGWLHGGTLGTTVCNYVGGSLKVVDVRTENATGDAASANGFCIKDKGVPCGDPPSFPNTRLRGRGGFEVGDELLYACAPGYVMANGHGAFSLLCDSCGEWYGLVQICLKDSTQTHVDYDDQFPDSKADHRTQDERPVEDHSRAYEEVRRTLPDLEEPRDRALQEISFQREEEDPDLDGQQEVEVDVGEAQERTGDENRNVDDFAGHPGWKQEATTASTDPPVSLLSQKHLFWFPSQAFQEQEQHSVSVDPVTQTTTQRSSGSQSDERVNQHEPENLIHRDDGQVEEQIPVQLDVLDERDRYEDHRDDHYDVGEQEEVHNGGRNDSSEGLGVHEDSSDLPDLPDVSEEHPDRDDHVHGEHSDHRDDHEHHHDSHHHDDHYDLVDQHNREDHDSEDHNHAIEDSSQDGGDTPAEHDSREADGHQRFIFSETGQNATRDEAGVATTTDETWLDGHPVAVHPNEVEELVPDSSVPATPEPDPRETGAPDNPPSSSSSDVLEYDTQQAVPTHSWLLDLTQHPFPDPAQDGDRLDGVTGERTLHNLPGETGERGEVEGEMGGTLCDGENCPPPGPSRRGPTVAAIIAAVCVVAAAVMATVWCYRRRQQKSSVYDINGKGQGNQHMEMQQKV from the exons aTGCTGGGCTTCCTCGGATGCCTTGCGTGTCTTTTGGCGGCTTCCGTTGTCAACGCAGACG GTCGAGTGTTCGTGGCGGAGTTTGGGAACTCGTCGTCCGGTTCTGGGTCGGGAGACGCCGAGCGGGCTTGCGCCTCCCGGCGGGCTCGCCTGGCGTCGGCCTCGGAGCTCAGGCACGCCGTGGTGGAGTGCTTCTTCTCCGCGTGCACCCGCGGATGGCTGCACGGCGGCACCCTCGG GACGACCGTGTGCAACTACGTGGGCGGCTCGCTGAAAGTTGTGGACGTGAGGACGGAAAACGCCACGGGCGACGCCGCGAGCGCAAACGGATTCTGCATCAAAGACAAAG GCGTGCCATGCGGCGACCCCCCGTCCTTCCCCAACACCCGCCTTCGGGGCCGCGGTGGCTTCGAAGTGGGCGACGAGCTCCTGTACGCGTGCGCGCCAGGCTACGTCATGGCCAACGGGCACGGCGCCTTCAGCTTGCTGTGCGACAGCTGCGGCGAGTGGTACGGACTGGTTCAGATTTGCCTCaaag ACTCAACACAGACACACGTGGACTACGATGACCAGTTTCCGGACAGCAAAGCGGACCACCGGACCCAGGACGAAAGGCCTGTGGAGGACCACAGCCGAGCGTACGAGGAGGTGCGCAGAACCCTGCCTGACCTTGAGGAACCCAGGGACCGGGCGCTGCAAGAAATCAGCTTCCAGAGAGAAGAGGAGGATCCAGATCTGGACGGTCAGCAGGAGGTGGAAGTCGATGTCGGGGAGGCTCAAGAAAGGACGGGTGACGAGAACCGGAACGTGGACGACTTTGCCGGGCATCCGGGTTGGAAACAAGAAGCGACGACGGCGTCCACAGACCCGCCTGTCTCCCTCCTGTCCCAGAAACATCTCTTCTGGTTCCCCTCGCAAGCCTTCCAGGAGCAGGAGCAGCACTCGGTCTCTGTGGACCCCGTTACCCAGACCACCACTCAGCGGTCGTCCGGCAGCCAGTCAGACGAGAGAGTCAACCAACACGAGCCAGAGAATCTCATTCACCGCGACGACGGTCAAGTGGAAGAACAAATTCCAGTCCAGCTCGACGTTCTGGATGAGCGAGACCGCTACGAAGACCACCGCGATGATCACTACGACGTGGGCGAGCAGGAGGAGGTTCACAACGGCGGTCGCAATGATAGTTCCGAGGGACTGGGTGTCCACGAGGACAGCAGCGACCTGCCGGATCTTCCGGATGTTTCCGAGGAGCATCCAGACCGTGACGATCATGTTCACGGGGAACATTCTGACCACCGCGATGACCACGAACACCATCACGACAGTCACCACCACGATGATCACTATGATCTTGTTGACCAACATAATCGCGAGGACCACGACAGCGAAGACCATAACCACGCTATAGAAGACAGTAGCCAAGATGGCGGCGACACCCCTGCCGAACACGATAGCCGCGAAGCCGACGGTCATCAACGATTCATATTTTCTGAAACGGGGCAGAATGCCACCCGGGATGAAGCGGGAGTCGCAACCACCACAGACGAGACCTGGCTGGACGGACACCCGGTGGCCGTCCACCCCAACGAAGTGGAAGAACTCGTCCCGGACAGCAGCGTCCCAGCAACGCCTGAGCCGGACCCACGGGAAACCGGAGCCCCGGACAACCCtccgtcctcctcgtcctctgATGTCCTGGAGTACGACACCCAGCAGGCGGTCCCCACCCACTCGTGGCTCCTGGACCTCACCCAGCACCCTTTCCCGGACCCGGCGCAGGACGGCGACCGCCTCGACGGGGTGACGGGGGAACGCACCTTGCACAACTTGCCCGGTGAGACGGGCGAGAGGGGCGAGGTGGAGGGCGAGATGGGCGGGACCCTGTGCGACGGCGAGAACTGCCCGCCGCCCGGCCCCTCGCGCCGGGGCCCCACCGTGGCAGCCATCATCGCGGCCGTCTGCGTGGTGGCGGCGGCCGTCATGGCCACGGTGTGGTGCTACCGGCGGCGGCAGCAGAAGAGCTCCGTGTACGACATCAACGGCAAGGGACAAGGCAACCAGCACATGGAGATGCAGCAGAAAGtttaa
- the fkbp9 gene encoding peptidyl-prolyl cis-trans isomerase FKBP9, whose amino-acid sequence MQRAVAGFGCLAVLVALAACSAPLVPLDDIVIEKTFVPEKCARAVNVGDYVRYHYNGMFPDGKKFDSSYDRGSTYNVFVGRGQLIRGMDKALVGMCVNERRLVKIPPHLAYGKEGYGDIIPPDSVLHFDVLLLDVWNSEDGVQVSTYRSPPVCARKVQVSDYVRYHYNGTLLDGTLFDSSHTRMRTYDTYVGIGWLIAGMDQGLLGMCVGERRVITMPPALGYGENGDGSDIPGQASLVFDVVLLDLHNPSDGIAVTNQQVPEPCPRKSAEGDFVRYHYNGSLLDGTFFDSSYSRNRTYDTYVGRGYVIAGMDEGLIGVCMGERRTITIPPHLAYGEEGTGSKIPGSAVLVFDVHVIDFHNPSDGAAVTVTVKPDACDKLTKKGDFVKYHYNATLMDGTPIDSTYNYGKTYNVVLGANQVVPGMEEGLLGMCVGERRHLIVPPHLGYGEQGVVDEVPGSAVLVFDIELMEMEDGLPEGYMFIWNEEVGGELFTEMDKDKNEEVEPFEFSDYILRQVNEGKGRLAPGFDPQRIIDNMFNNQDRNGDGKITAAEFRLKADEAAAHDEL is encoded by the exons atgcagcgagCCGTTGCTGGGTTCGGATGTCTGGCGGTTTTGGTGGCGCTGGCCGCCTGCAGCGCGCCGCTGGTTCCGTTAGACGACATCGTGATCGAGAAGACTTTCGTGCCCGAGAAGTGCGCGCGCGCCGTGAACGTGGGCGACTACGTGCGGTACCACTACAACGGCATGTTCCCCGACGGCAAGAAGTTCGACTCCAG TTACGACCGCGGCAGCACCTACAACGTTTTCGTGGGCCGGGGTCAGCTGATCCGGGGCATGGACAAAGCTCTGGTGGGCATGTGCGTGAACGAGAGGCGGCTGGTCAAAATCCCGCCGCACCTCGCCTACGGGAAGGAGGGATACG GCGACATCATCCCGCCGGACTCCGTCCTGCACTTCGACGTGCTGCTGCTGGACGTGTGGAACTCGGAGGACGGCGTGCAGGTCAGCACGTACCGCAGCCCCCCCGTCTGCGCCCGCAAGGTGCAGGTTTCCGACTACGTGCGCTACCACTACAACGGCACCTTGCTCGACGGGACGCTTTTTGACTCCAG CCACACCCGCATGCGGACGTACGACACCTACGTGGGCATCGGCTGGCTGATCGCCGGCATGGATCAGGGCCTGCTGGGGATGTGCGTCGGCGAGCGGCGCGTCATCACCATGCCGCCGGCGCTCGGTTACGGCGAGAACGGAGACG GTAGCGACATCCCGGGTCAGGCGTCCCTGGTCTTCGACGTGGTCCTGCTGGACCTGCACAACCCCAGCGACGGCATCGCCGTCACCAACCAGCAGGTGCCCGAGCCGTGCCCCCGCAAGTCGGCGGAGGGCGACTTCGTGCGCTACCACTACAACGGAAGCCTCCTGGACGGCACCTTCTTCGACTCCAG CTACTCCCGTAACCGCACCTACGACACGTACGTGGGGCGTGGCTACGTGATCGCCGGCATGGACGAGGGTCTGATCGGCGTGTGCATGGGTGAGCGGCGCACCATCACCATCCCGCCTCACCTGGCCTACGGCGAGGAGGGCACCGGCTCCAAGATCCCCGGCTCGGCCGTGCTGGTCTTCGACGTGCACGTGATCGACTTCCACAACCCGTCGGACGGCGCCGCCGTGACCGTCACCGTCAAGCCGGACGCCTGCGACAAGCTGACCAAGAAGGGCGACTTCGTCAAGTATCACTACAACGCCACGCTCATGGACGGCACCCCCATCGACTCCAC GTACAACTACGGCAAGACGTACAACGTCGTACTGGGCGCCAACCAGGTGGTGCCCGGGATGGAAGAAGGCCTGCTGGGAATGTGCGTGGGGGAGCGCAGGCACCTCATCGTCCCCCCGCACCTGGGATACGGAGAACAAGGAGTTG TTGACGAGGTTCCGGGAAGTGCCGTTCTGGTGTTCGACATCGAGTTGATGGAAATGGAGGACGGACTTCCCGAAGGCTACATGTTCATCTGGAACGAGGAGGTGGGGGGCGAGCTCTTCACCGAGATGGACAAGGACAAGAACGAGGAGGTGGAACCTTTCGAG TTTAGCGACTACATCCTGCGGCAGGTGAACGAAGGCAAAGGCCGGCTGGCGCCGGGTTTTGACCCGCAGCGCATCATCGACAACATGTTCAACAACCAGGACCGCAACGGCGACGGCAAGATCACCGCCGCCGAGTTCAGGCTCAAAGCCGACGAAGCCGCCGCGCACGACGAGCTATGA
- the crtap gene encoding cartilage-associated protein: MWEGQFWGTGTLLLLLLGLSTCPERSPIPPQTSQKKKMAASLPVLLLAAAGLASVLCQYEKYSFRSFPRHELMPLESAYKYALDQYGAEKWSDAAEYLEVSLRLYRLLRDSEAFCNINCSSVRREDETKFAEFPELRAFGNVLQRAHCLKRCKQGLPAFRQSVPGRETLDEFDRREPYRYLQYAYFKTDRLAKAVAAAHTFLLKHPDDDMMQKNMAYYKSLPGAEEHLKDLEMKSYEMLFVRAVRAYNGDNFRTSVSDMELALRDFFKVYDECLAASEGPRDVKDFKDFYANIADHYTEVLERKVQCERELTPVVGGFVVDKFVATMYHYLQFAYYKLKDLKNAVPCATSYLLFDPADEVMNNNVVYYKFHKDKWQLSDEDFLPRPEAVRYYNQTSLQVEMLDFSRKHLASDDEGEVVEFIDEFLDYQRKP, from the exons ATGTGGGAGGGGCAGTTCTGGGGGACGGgaaccctcctcctcctcctcctcggtcTATCTACGTGTCCGGAGCGGAGCCCGATCCCTCCTCAAacgagccaaaaaaaaaaaatggcagcctccCTGCCGGTGCTCCTGCTGGCCGCGGCGGGCCTGGCGTCGGTCCTGTGCCAGTACGAGAAGTACAGCTTCCGGAGCTTCCCCCGCCACGAACTCATGCCCCTGGAGTCGGCCTACAAGTACGCGCTGGATCAGTACGGCGCCGAGAAGTGGTCGGACGCCGCCGAATACTTGGAGGTGTCTCTGCGTCTGTACCGGCTGCTGCGGGACAGCGAGGCCTTCTGCAACATCAACTGCAGCTCGGTCCGGCGCGAAGACGAGACCAAGTTCGCCGAGTTCCCGGAGTTGCGCGCGTTCGGCAACGTGCTGCAGAGGGCCCACTGCCTGAAGCGCTGCAAGCAGGGCCTGCCGGCCTTCAGGCAGTCCGTGCCGGGCCGGGAGACCCTGGACGAGTTCGACAGGAGGGAGCCCTACCGCTACCTGCAGTACGCCTACTTCAAg ACTGACAGGTTGGCCaaggcggtggcggcggcgcacACCTTCCTGCTCAAGCACCCGGACGACGACATGATGCAGAAGAACATGGCGTACTACAAGAGCCTGCCGGGCGCCGAGGAGCACCTCAAAGACCTGGAAATGAAATCCTACGAG ATGCTGTTTGTCCGCGCCGTGCGAGCGTACAACGGCGACAACTTCCGCACGAGCGTGTCCGACATGGAGCTGGCCCTGCGAGACTTCTTCAAGGTCTACGACGAGTGCCTGGCCGCCTCCGAGGGGCCCCGGGACGTCAAGGACTTCAAGGACTTTTACGCCAACATCGCCG ATCACTACACGGAGGTGCTGGAGAGAAAAGTGCAATGCGAGCGCGAACTGACCCCCGTGGTGGGGGGCTTCGTGGTCGACAAGTTTGTGGCCACCATGTACCACTACCTGCAGTTCGCCTACTACAAAC TGAAGGACCTGAAGAACGCGGTGCCGTGCGCCACCAGCTACTTGCTGTTCGACCCCGCCGACGAGGTGATGAACAACAACGTGGTCTACTACAAGTTCCACAAGGACAAGTGGCAGCTCAGCGACGAAGACTTCCTGCCCCGACCG GAGGCCGTGCGCTACTACAACCAGACCAGCCTGCAGGTGGAGATGTTGGACTTCTCCAGGAAGCATCTGGCCAGTGACGACGAG GGCGAAGTTGTGGAGTTCATCGACGAGTTTCTGGATTATCAGCGCAAACCCTGA